The proteins below are encoded in one region of Bifidobacterium dentium JCM 1195 = DSM 20436:
- a CDS encoding acyltransferase: protein MVVVKLWYRFTGVLLKSLYKVIYGKSVHWGKSLHFRKGLQLTAEMGGTITIGDNVFFNNDCAVHAIKEVRIGSETIFGENVRVYDHNHRFADEKEAIKGQGYSTASVVIGEHCWIGSNVTILKGATIGDNCVIGAGCVIAENIPSNTVVRLEQQLLKEEVRHD from the coding sequence ATGGTAGTGGTGAAGCTGTGGTACCGGTTTACCGGAGTGCTGCTGAAGTCTCTCTATAAGGTTATCTACGGCAAATCTGTCCACTGGGGCAAATCGTTGCATTTCCGCAAGGGGTTGCAGTTGACTGCCGAGATGGGTGGCACCATTACCATCGGAGACAATGTTTTCTTCAACAACGATTGCGCGGTGCATGCCATCAAGGAGGTTAGGATCGGCAGCGAAACGATTTTCGGGGAGAACGTACGTGTGTACGATCACAATCATCGTTTTGCCGACGAGAAGGAAGCCATCAAAGGCCAAGGCTATTCCACGGCGTCGGTGGTAATCGGCGAGCATTGCTGGATCGGCAGCAATGTGACGATTCTCAAAGGCGCCACCATCGGAGACAACTGCGTGATTGGCGCCGGATGCGTGATAGCCGAGAACATTCCTTCCAATACCGTGGTCCGCTTGGAACAGCAGCTGCTCAAAGAAGAGGTCCGCCATGACTGA
- a CDS encoding glycosyltransferase family 1 protein — MTEHAPLRVLVLDTVMDRGGAETMMMNYLRHFDRSKVTYDFLVNRDYRAAYEDEIEALGGRIYRMCPMYPQYFGRYKREFRNFLEQHTEYRIIHSNLEERSYFPLRIAAEKGIPVRIAHAHNRPVGFNLKSIFREYFRMRLPKYVTHMFACGTEAGDWLYGEKNRDRVIQQRNAIDTSAYRYDAAIATQVREEFGVTDSGTFVLGHVGRFFPQKNHTFLIDIFAEVHKRHPNSVLWLVGGGELNDALKNQIKAKVDDFGLSDAVGFLGVRGDVNRLLQGMDSFILPSLYEGLPVTMIEAQASGLPCTISDRVPEQCDVTGNVQIIGLNATPAEWAKRILDQYAEYAGTNRTEGAGKVTKAGFDIKANAEWLQRFYVDALAESTRV; from the coding sequence ATGACTGAGCATGCTCCGCTTCGGGTGCTGGTGCTTGACACGGTGATGGATCGTGGCGGCGCCGAAACTATGATGATGAATTATCTGCGCCATTTCGACCGTAGCAAAGTCACCTACGATTTTCTGGTGAACCGCGATTACCGTGCGGCATACGAGGATGAAATCGAGGCGCTTGGCGGACGCATCTACCGCATGTGCCCAATGTACCCGCAGTATTTCGGACGGTACAAGCGTGAATTCCGCAACTTCCTCGAGCAGCACACGGAATATCGGATCATTCATTCGAATCTTGAGGAACGTAGCTACTTCCCGTTACGGATCGCGGCTGAAAAAGGCATTCCGGTACGTATCGCACATGCGCATAATCGCCCGGTCGGTTTCAATCTGAAATCCATTTTCCGAGAATACTTCCGTATGCGTCTGCCGAAGTATGTGACGCACATGTTTGCATGCGGAACCGAAGCGGGAGACTGGCTGTACGGTGAGAAGAACCGTGACAGGGTGATTCAGCAACGTAACGCCATCGACACGTCGGCCTACCGATACGATGCTGCCATCGCAACGCAGGTGCGTGAGGAGTTTGGCGTCACCGATTCGGGTACTTTCGTGCTCGGCCATGTAGGGCGTTTCTTCCCGCAAAAGAACCATACATTTCTGATTGACATCTTCGCAGAGGTGCATAAGCGTCATCCGAACAGTGTGCTGTGGCTCGTAGGCGGCGGAGAGCTGAACGACGCATTGAAAAACCAAATTAAAGCCAAGGTTGACGATTTCGGCTTGTCTGATGCCGTGGGGTTCCTTGGCGTGCGCGGCGATGTAAACCGACTGTTGCAAGGTATGGATTCCTTTATCTTGCCAAGCCTGTATGAGGGCTTGCCGGTGACCATGATCGAGGCACAGGCGTCCGGCTTGCCGTGCACTATTTCCGATCGTGTGCCCGAACAGTGCGATGTGACGGGGAATGTGCAGATTATCGGGTTGAATGCCACTCCTGCGGAATGGGCCAAACGGATTCTGGACCAGTATGCCGAATACGCCGGAACCAATCGCACGGAAGGCGCGGGCAAGGTGACCAAGGCGGGGTTCGACATCAAGGCCAACGCGGAATGGTTGCAAAGGTTCTATGTGGACGCGTTGGCCGAATCCACACGTGTTTGA
- a CDS encoding glycosyltransferase family 4 protein encodes MHIGFFSGDITRSGGTENVSIMIANELLARTDYEISFVSLFEEHDSPFFSIDPSIRRFELYPTVTHGMQHYFDTCRRLRNIVDNQHIDVLIDIDGILDMYSLPVKHSTGVKVVSWEHFNYLQNPGVPYRKLTRRWAARRADAIVTLTETDRKLYEGNLKLKCPIMAIANPMGTPTEVSYDADSRLILSSGRLTYQKGFDLLVKVASKVLPNHPDWQWMVLGEGEDRPVLEQMIHDASLDNQLVLEGRVDDMDSYYRRSAMFVMTSRFEGLPMVLLEAKAHRLPLISFDCPTGPSEVIEDGVNGAVVPLGDIDTMAATINTLIDDRAKRVEYSSMSGSNAERYDMATIFDGWRWLLRSFDSSGTRAD; translated from the coding sequence ATGCATATTGGGTTTTTCTCCGGCGACATCACCCGATCAGGTGGCACGGAAAACGTGTCCATCATGATTGCCAACGAGCTTTTGGCACGGACCGATTACGAGATTTCGTTCGTTAGCTTGTTCGAGGAGCACGATAGTCCGTTTTTCTCGATTGATCCGAGTATCCGTCGATTTGAGCTGTATCCGACAGTCACGCATGGCATGCAACACTATTTCGATACCTGCAGACGATTGCGGAACATTGTTGATAACCAGCATATCGATGTGTTGATTGACATTGACGGTATCTTGGATATGTACTCATTACCGGTCAAGCATAGTACCGGCGTGAAGGTGGTGTCATGGGAACACTTCAATTACCTACAGAATCCCGGAGTGCCTTACCGTAAGCTGACCCGCCGTTGGGCGGCACGACGTGCGGATGCCATCGTGACATTGACCGAAACCGACAGAAAGCTTTATGAAGGCAACCTCAAGCTGAAATGTCCGATCATGGCGATTGCGAATCCTATGGGAACCCCTACCGAGGTTTCCTATGATGCTGACTCCCGCCTGATCCTCAGCTCCGGACGGCTGACCTACCAGAAAGGCTTCGATTTGCTGGTCAAGGTTGCGAGCAAGGTTTTGCCGAATCATCCAGATTGGCAGTGGATGGTTCTCGGAGAAGGCGAGGATAGGCCCGTCCTAGAGCAAATGATTCACGATGCGAGCTTGGATAACCAGCTGGTTCTTGAGGGACGGGTTGACGACATGGACTCATATTACCGACGGTCTGCCATGTTCGTGATGACATCCCGTTTTGAAGGATTGCCGATGGTACTGCTTGAGGCCAAGGCGCATCGTCTGCCGCTGATAAGTTTCGATTGTCCAACAGGCCCATCGGAAGTCATTGAAGATGGAGTCAACGGTGCGGTCGTGCCGTTGGGGGACATTGACACCATGGCTGCAACCATCAACACACTGATTGATGACAGGGCCAAGCGTGTCGAATATTCATCTATGAGCGGCAGTAATGCCGAACGATATGATATGGCGACGATTTTTGATGGCTGGCGATGGCTGTTGCGTTCATTTGATTCGAGTGGAACGAGGGCTGACTGA
- a CDS encoding glycosyltransferase, producing the protein MESQPIHILQWGMTTSLGGIETFIMNVYRHMDRTKVQFDFLQDHHDGPLHFEDEIRDMGGTIYRELVPQRDSLIRSRTCLPKFFRQHPEIVGVHMHANFPYALPLKYAQRAGIGLRVLHSHNIEEYQHHENPLRALLWDMRGRAIAKDIDRYPTHYFACSDLAANFMFPDKPYTWIRNGIDSARFAYNIAVRKRLRSELGIAEHTSVIGFCGGLRPQKNPMFLMRMFERYHVIHPESVLILVGDGLLREEIERSVVEMNLEDCVHLLGQRADVAELYQAMDAFVLPSVAEGLGIVYIEAQCAGLPCLGSAGVVPEAVRVCDLMHFERLENGPEIWAERLNDMLRNAPERKNRTAEVRSAGYEMSDVAARLQEFYIRKGGRS; encoded by the coding sequence ATGGAATCACAGCCTATTCATATCCTCCAATGGGGAATGACCACCAGTCTGGGTGGAATCGAGACCTTCATCATGAACGTGTACCGTCATATGGATCGGACCAAGGTGCAGTTCGATTTTCTGCAGGACCATCATGACGGTCCACTGCATTTCGAAGATGAGATTCGAGACATGGGGGGAACCATATATCGGGAACTCGTTCCACAGCGAGATTCCCTGATCCGTTCACGTACGTGTCTGCCGAAGTTCTTCCGACAGCATCCGGAAATCGTGGGGGTCCACATGCATGCGAACTTTCCCTATGCGTTGCCATTGAAGTATGCGCAGCGCGCAGGTATCGGATTACGCGTTCTGCATTCCCATAACATTGAGGAATACCAGCATCATGAAAACCCGCTACGGGCGTTGCTGTGGGACATGCGAGGCAGGGCCATTGCCAAAGATATTGACCGATACCCCACCCATTATTTCGCTTGTTCGGATTTGGCGGCGAATTTTATGTTTCCTGATAAGCCCTACACCTGGATTCGCAATGGCATAGACAGCGCGCGATTCGCCTATAACATCGCAGTCAGGAAAAGGCTCCGCAGTGAGTTGGGAATCGCCGAACACACTTCAGTCATCGGATTCTGCGGTGGATTGCGACCGCAGAAGAACCCGATGTTCCTGATGCGTATGTTCGAGCGCTACCATGTCATTCATCCGGAATCTGTGTTGATTCTAGTGGGCGATGGTTTATTGCGGGAGGAGATCGAACGTAGCGTCGTCGAGATGAATTTGGAAGACTGTGTGCATTTGCTTGGGCAGCGTGCCGACGTCGCAGAACTCTACCAGGCCATGGATGCTTTCGTGCTTCCGTCGGTGGCCGAAGGACTGGGCATCGTGTATATCGAAGCGCAATGCGCCGGTTTGCCTTGCCTTGGTTCCGCCGGTGTAGTGCCGGAAGCGGTTCGGGTGTGTGATCTTATGCATTTCGAACGATTGGAAAACGGACCAGAGATTTGGGCGGAGCGACTTAACGACATGCTCAGGAATGCGCCTGAACGGAAGAATCGAACTGCCGAGGTGCGGTCCGCAGGATACGAAATGTCTGATGTAGCCGCCCGACTACAGGAATTCTACATAAGAAAAGGAGGTAGATCATGA
- a CDS encoding glycosyltransferase has product MNTGTPLVSIIVPVYNTGNYLNVCVNSLLRQTYANIQVILVDDGSTDGSADLCDAWADKDSRVMVIHQANGGVSTARNAGLDAAEGDWLEFVDSDDWLEREAIEGLLGLVQSEHAQMAIFNYRSVLDEDTPYTVCEKTSDYRISSGVLSRKDALDVILAYSGVKGYAWNKFFSRELIERQNLRFDSKITMCEDLLFSVEYALLSTVTVGTDRCLYNYRNNPNSASHKLDLESVATCLEAHKRMVSIVPRESKSSVLASYAILAEELLLRTYANDDATHRDEYLAILRKYWWHALKRLRPSRYWMRILGGVFCPSLFYPIWNHEKGKHYA; this is encoded by the coding sequence ATGAATACGGGCACTCCTTTGGTCAGCATTATCGTGCCTGTATATAACACTGGTAACTATCTGAATGTCTGCGTCAACAGCCTGTTACGGCAGACATATGCCAACATTCAAGTAATTCTGGTAGATGATGGTTCCACCGACGGTAGTGCCGACTTATGCGATGCGTGGGCCGACAAGGACTCCCGCGTCATGGTGATTCACCAAGCCAATGGTGGTGTTTCCACGGCGAGGAATGCCGGTCTTGATGCGGCAGAAGGAGACTGGCTGGAATTTGTGGATTCGGATGACTGGCTCGAAAGAGAGGCCATCGAAGGATTGCTCGGGTTGGTTCAAAGTGAGCATGCGCAGATGGCTATTTTCAATTATCGGAGCGTACTGGACGAAGATACCCCCTACACCGTTTGTGAAAAAACGTCTGACTATCGAATCTCTTCCGGTGTGCTCTCACGAAAAGACGCATTGGACGTCATTCTCGCATACTCCGGAGTGAAGGGGTATGCGTGGAACAAATTTTTCTCACGTGAGCTGATAGAGCGGCAAAATCTTCGGTTTGATTCGAAAATCACCATGTGTGAGGATCTGCTGTTCAGCGTGGAGTACGCGTTGTTGTCAACGGTGACGGTGGGCACCGACCGTTGTTTGTACAATTACCGGAATAATCCCAATTCCGCTTCTCATAAGTTGGATCTGGAATCAGTGGCAACATGTTTGGAAGCGCACAAACGCATGGTGTCTATTGTTCCAAGGGAGTCGAAGTCTTCGGTACTGGCGTCATATGCCATTCTGGCGGAGGAACTTCTGTTACGTACTTACGCTAATGACGATGCGACGCATCGTGACGAATATCTGGCGATTCTGCGCAAATACTGGTGGCACGCGTTGAAGCGACTGCGGCCGTCTCGTTATTGGATGCGTATTCTTGGCGGAGTCTTTTGCCCTTCATTGTTTTACCCTATCTGGAATCATGAGAAGGGGAAACATTATGCTTGA
- a CDS encoding polysaccharide biosynthesis tyrosine autokinase: protein MTISDVLRAIKKHWIVEIVLFCAVVGVVAGKTFTTTPVYTASTEILAQYSSALSSGDTATSNQQYSNGTSPTSLYPNLVQSDEVLQATIDNLGLHTTPSALRPNVSAVSNDASSIIYIYATDSDPKQTVRIVDELVKQLKKQADAMAGVSTNVSFAVIQAPVEPTSASSPNVKANLAIGIVAGAIIAMLGAVIREMFDKGINDVADVQSIVRDPMLASVPRTHTVSDGVPAVIAKPRGRAAEEIRRLTTNISFVTPKDLKQPNVIIVTSANPREGKTTVSVNMAVSFAEKGKSVLLIDADVRHPSVAPALGMNSGVGLVSLLAGEVSAKEAIQPYWKSFLHVLPAEEQKTPSGIILGSDVMRQLIDQAAERYDYVIIDTAPMTVANDAAVFAEQGGVLLLVVGQGVAQKKALREVVKEFRMSKTAIRGVVLNMVSVNNAGRSSYYYYEDHEDGSSSRKKSKSRAARSKK from the coding sequence ATGACTATATCGGACGTGCTGAGAGCCATCAAGAAGCACTGGATCGTGGAAATTGTGCTGTTCTGCGCGGTGGTGGGCGTTGTCGCGGGAAAAACATTCACGACCACGCCGGTGTATACGGCGAGCACCGAGATACTGGCACAGTATAGTTCCGCATTGTCCAGCGGAGATACGGCTACTTCGAACCAGCAGTATTCGAATGGGACGTCTCCGACCAGCCTGTACCCGAATCTTGTACAGTCCGATGAAGTATTGCAAGCCACCATAGACAATCTGGGACTCCACACCACGCCATCAGCTTTGCGCCCCAACGTTTCGGCAGTGTCTAACGACGCTTCGTCCATTATCTATATCTATGCTACGGATTCCGATCCGAAACAAACCGTGCGTATTGTCGATGAGCTGGTGAAGCAGCTGAAAAAACAAGCTGATGCGATGGCTGGCGTCAGCACTAACGTCTCCTTCGCTGTTATCCAAGCCCCGGTGGAACCTACCTCCGCTTCTTCTCCGAACGTGAAAGCGAACCTTGCCATCGGTATTGTTGCGGGTGCCATCATCGCGATGTTGGGTGCTGTCATCCGTGAGATGTTCGATAAAGGCATTAATGATGTTGCCGATGTGCAGTCCATCGTTCGTGATCCGATGCTCGCTTCCGTGCCAAGAACACACACGGTGTCCGATGGCGTTCCTGCTGTTATTGCCAAGCCTCGTGGACGTGCGGCAGAGGAAATCCGTCGTCTGACTACAAACATCTCTTTTGTCACTCCGAAAGATTTGAAGCAGCCGAACGTTATCATCGTTACCTCCGCCAACCCCCGTGAGGGTAAGACGACGGTGTCGGTGAACATGGCTGTCTCGTTCGCTGAAAAAGGCAAGAGTGTGCTGCTTATTGATGCTGATGTGCGTCATCCCTCCGTGGCTCCGGCCTTGGGCATGAACAGTGGCGTCGGTCTGGTTTCGTTGCTGGCCGGCGAAGTTTCCGCCAAAGAAGCCATCCAGCCATATTGGAAATCCTTCCTGCATGTGTTGCCTGCCGAAGAACAGAAGACACCGTCTGGCATTATTTTGGGGTCTGATGTCATGCGCCAGCTCATTGATCAGGCCGCTGAACGTTATGACTACGTAATCATCGATACTGCTCCTATGACCGTGGCCAACGATGCAGCCGTATTTGCGGAACAGGGTGGTGTACTGCTGTTGGTCGTGGGGCAGGGCGTTGCACAGAAGAAGGCATTGCGTGAAGTGGTGAAGGAATTCCGCATGTCCAAGACCGCTATTCGTGGTGTGGTGTTGAATATGGTCTCTGTGAACAACGCCGGCCGTTCCAGCTATTACTACTACGAAGACCACGAAGACGGCTCCTCCTCTAGGAAGAAGTCCAAGTCACGTGCCGCTCGCTCCAAGAAGTAA
- a CDS encoding glycosyltransferase family 2 protein translates to MTSQTVVSVVIPVYGVESYLDRCIRSVVGQDHERLDIVLVDDGSPDDCPQMCDEWAARDSRIRVVHKKNGGLASARNAGLDVIAGDMVTFVDSDDYVESNYVSELLHWHEQSGADIVMCSCMHDLEDGSIVTDARCTPEGIMTSEEAMIQFLYHLSLAGPVWGKMFDARFFKSEHGVRFHEGLNSEDYYVLAQVFLQMNKIFVRMEPLYHYRIRQGSIVHMNSFNDHSCDEIQIADLCCDYLARHGYHNQSALNYFRLQSRADVLFNIFQSDTPHEIYRRIARDMRRYLWPTLHDGTVPVSRKVRLTLLSLAPRAYHMLQRVVGDRS, encoded by the coding sequence ATGACGAGCCAGACAGTGGTATCTGTGGTAATTCCCGTGTACGGAGTGGAATCCTATCTTGACCGTTGCATACGAAGTGTTGTGGGACAGGATCACGAACGATTGGACATTGTTTTAGTGGACGATGGCTCACCGGATGACTGTCCCCAGATGTGTGACGAGTGGGCGGCGCGTGATTCCCGCATTCGTGTGGTACATAAAAAGAACGGTGGTCTGGCATCGGCAAGGAATGCCGGACTGGACGTCATCGCTGGCGACATGGTCACATTCGTGGATAGCGATGACTATGTGGAGTCGAACTATGTATCCGAACTGCTGCATTGGCACGAGCAAAGCGGCGCGGATATAGTGATGTGCTCATGCATGCACGATTTAGAGGATGGCAGTATAGTCACCGATGCAAGATGCACACCCGAAGGAATCATGACCAGTGAAGAGGCCATGATTCAGTTCCTATATCATCTGTCGTTGGCCGGGCCGGTATGGGGCAAAATGTTCGATGCTCGTTTTTTCAAAAGTGAGCATGGTGTTCGCTTCCATGAAGGATTGAATAGTGAGGACTATTATGTGCTTGCGCAAGTTTTCTTGCAGATGAATAAGATCTTCGTGCGGATGGAACCGCTGTATCATTACCGCATCCGGCAAGGCTCCATCGTGCATATGAACTCGTTTAATGACCATTCATGTGATGAAATCCAGATTGCCGATCTATGCTGTGACTACCTAGCCCGGCATGGCTACCATAACCAGAGTGCTCTGAATTACTTTCGCTTGCAGAGTCGTGCCGATGTACTGTTCAACATCTTTCAGAGTGATACCCCGCATGAGATATATCGGCGGATTGCGCGTGACATGAGACGTTACCTCTGGCCGACATTGCACGACGGAACAGTCCCAGTCTCAAGAAAAGTTAGACTTACGCTGTTGTCCTTGGCTCCTAGGGCGTACCATATGCTGCAGCGAGTGGTTGGAGATCGTTCATGA
- a CDS encoding glycosyltransferase produces MGFLWLVLGEGDQRAELETMIRDYGLEQYFMLKGRVDNPYPYIGAADIYVQPSRYEGYSLALQEARILAKPVIASDIPSSHEQITDGHDGILVHPDETALAEGIGRLLDDKALRDALSSNLRGERFDYDDQVRHLLSLIDGAKRG; encoded by the coding sequence ATGGGTTTCCTCTGGCTTGTGCTTGGTGAAGGAGACCAGCGGGCCGAACTGGAAACGATGATTCGTGACTACGGACTTGAGCAATACTTCATGCTGAAGGGACGTGTCGATAATCCATACCCATACATCGGCGCGGCCGACATCTACGTGCAGCCGTCGCGATATGAGGGGTACAGCCTTGCGCTGCAGGAAGCGAGGATTCTGGCCAAGCCGGTTATCGCATCCGACATACCAAGCTCTCATGAACAGATCACCGACGGGCACGATGGAATCCTGGTTCATCCCGATGAGACCGCATTGGCTGAGGGTATTGGCCGTCTGCTTGACGATAAGGCTTTGCGCGATGCTTTAAGCTCCAATCTTCGCGGTGAGCGGTTTGATTATGACGATCAGGTGCGGCATTTGCTGTCGCTGATCGATGGTGCGAAGAGGGGATGA
- a CDS encoding glycosyltransferase family protein, with amino-acid sequence MLDASRTRIVVLCGLGDGGMEIALVRLLRALDYGRASVTLLTAERKGPLLKMIPDQVTVRHCSFTSNFAYAIGLNDFSDCSAMQRVLYRFGRKLLTLCSNGKRNLVYDYAISHVVDLPKEHFDAVLDFRGYGSLTTTIGTRLDADFRATWMHDERMEWLPLAMPYLSGYDKVFCVSASVKRRFDELAPAYAAKAEVLYNVLDVDDIRRKASQPLLDDFTQHANKIVTLGRLLPQKGI; translated from the coding sequence ATGCTTGATGCATCTCGTACACGCATTGTTGTTTTGTGCGGTCTCGGCGACGGCGGCATGGAAATCGCTCTGGTCCGTCTGTTGCGTGCGTTGGATTACGGTCGAGCCTCCGTAACATTGTTGACGGCTGAACGCAAAGGTCCCCTGCTGAAGATGATCCCTGACCAGGTTACAGTTCGACACTGCAGTTTCACCTCGAATTTCGCTTATGCCATCGGTCTTAACGATTTCTCCGACTGCAGTGCGATGCAACGCGTTCTGTATCGATTCGGACGCAAGCTTCTGACTCTCTGCAGCAACGGAAAGCGCAATCTGGTATATGACTACGCAATCTCCCATGTCGTCGATTTACCGAAGGAACATTTCGATGCCGTGCTCGATTTTCGAGGCTACGGATCACTGACCACCACTATCGGAACCCGCTTGGATGCCGACTTCCGTGCAACATGGATGCATGACGAGCGTATGGAATGGTTGCCATTGGCCATGCCGTACCTGAGCGGATATGACAAGGTGTTCTGCGTTTCGGCATCGGTGAAACGTAGATTCGATGAACTGGCTCCCGCGTACGCAGCCAAGGCCGAAGTGCTGTATAACGTGCTGGACGTGGATGATATCAGGCGCAAAGCGTCTCAGCCACTACTTGACGATTTCACCCAACATGCGAACAAAATCGTCACACTGGGAAGGTTACTCCCCCAAAAGGGTATTTGA